From Medicago truncatula cultivar Jemalong A17 chromosome 7, MtrunA17r5.0-ANR, whole genome shotgun sequence, a single genomic window includes:
- the LOC11428220 gene encoding eukaryotic translation initiation factor 3 subunit A: MADLMVMKEIEDKASKLRIFSDDVDVFRMENPKFDTIFEFDTQGQISRESLMQLTLVEQLRERQEMEKKLQKLAKTMDHLERAKREEAAPLIEAAYQHGLVEERILYEREQQQEVELSRQRHAADLIEKERLSRMMGCKEIYQERVVSHRQVEFNRLMREREERISRILPSRKQEREKMRKLKYYLELEEERKQKLLKEEEARKRQDAEREKIWNKLKQKWMSFLKAEAK, encoded by the exons TAATGAAGGAGATTGAAGACAAAGCGTCCAAACTCAGAATCTTCAG TGACGACGTAGATGTTTTTCGAATGGAGAATCCTAAATTTGATACTATCTTTGAGTTCGATACTCag GGCCAAATTTCTAGGGAATCCTTGATGCAGTTAACGTTGGTCGAACAACTCCGGGAGAGACAGGAAATGGAGAAGAAGCTTCAGAAATTGGCCAAAACCATGGATCATTTGGAAAGAGCAAAGAGAGAAGAGGCTGCTCCGCTAATTGAAGCTGCATATCAACATGGATTAGTGGAAGAGAGGATTCTTTATGAGCGTGAGCAACAA CAAGAGGTTGAACTAAGCAGACAGCGCCATGCTGCAGATCTCATTGAGAAGGAGAGGCTTAGTCGAATGATGGGCTGTAAA GAGATATATCAAGAGAGGGTTGTGAGTCACCGCCAAGTGGAATTCAATAGACTGATGAGAGAAAGGGAGGAGCGTATCTCTAGGATTTTACCCTCCAGGAAACAGGAGagggaaaaaatgagaaaattgaaGTATTATCTTGAGCTGGAAGAGGAGAGAAAACAAAAACTGctcaaagaagaagaagctcGGAAGCGTCAAG ATgctgagagagaaaaaatatggaACAAGCTGAAGCAGAAATGGATGAGTTTTTTAAAAGCGGAGGCAAAGTGA
- the LOC11444777 gene encoding WD repeat-containing protein 70: MEDSGEIYDGVRAEFPLSFGKQSKSQTPLETIHKATRRSVPTSNPKTTSDDFPSKECLHSIRPPKNPNPPSPPLQDDSPLVGPPPPPPHHEADDDDGEMIGPPPPPPGSNFNDSEDEDNDSDQDELGNRFRIPLSNEIVLKGHTKVVSALAVDHTGSRVLSGSYDYMVRMYDFQGMNSRLQSFRQIEPSEGHQIRNLSWSPTADRFLCVTGSAQAKIYDRDGLTLGEFVKGDMYIRDLKNTKGHITGLTCGEWHPKTKETILTSSEDGSLRIWDVNDFTTQKQVIKPKLARPGRVPVTTCAWDYDGKCIAGGIGDGSIQVWSIKPGWGSRPDIHFEKCHEDDITSLKFSADGRILLSRSFDDSLKVWDLRKTKEALKVFEELPNHYGQTNVGFSPDEQLFFTGTSVEKDSTTGGLLCFFDRVNLELVSKVGISPTCSVVQCSWHPKLNQIFASVGDKSQGGTHILYDPTISERGALVCVARAPRKKSVDDFVANPVIHNPHALPLFRDQPNRKRQREKVLKDPLKSHKPEMPMTGPGFGGRVGTSQGSLLTQYLLKKGGMIKETWMDEDPREAILKYADVAAKEPKFIAPAYAETQPEPLFAKSDSEDEEK, from the exons atggaggaCTCAGGTGAAATATACGACGGCGTAAGAGCCGAATTCCCTCTTTCTTTCGGAAAACAATCGAAATCTCAAACCCCTCTCGAAACCATTCACAAAGCCACTCGTCGTTCTGTTCCCACTTCCAATCCCAAAACCACTAGCGATGATTTTCCTTCCAAGGAATGCCTTCATTCCATTCGTCCCCCCAAAAACCCTAACCCTCCATCTCCTCCTCTCCAAGACGATTCTCCCCTCGTCGGACCACCTCCACCGCCGCCACATCATGAAGCCGATGATGATGACGGTGAGATGATTGGCCCTCCACCACCGCCACCTGGTTCCAATTTCAATGATTCTGAAGACGAAGACAATGATTCCGATCAAGATGAACTTGGAAACCGCTTTCGTATTCCTCTTAGTAACGAGATTGTCCTCAAAGGTCATACTAAg GTTGTGTCGGCTCTTGCTGTGGATCACACGGGGTCCAGAGTACTATCTGGAAGTTATGACTATATGGTTCGTATGTATGACTTTCAAGGAATGAATTCTCGTCTGCAATCGTTTCGACAAATCGAGCCGTCTGAAGGCCATCAAATTCGCAATTTAAGCTGGAGTCCAACTGCAGATCGTTTTTTGTGTGTGACAGGATCAGCTCAAGCTAAG ATTTATGATCGTGATGGCCTCACTCTTGGTGAGTTTGTAAAGGGAGACATGTATATTCGTGATCTAAAGAATACCAAGGGTCATATAACTGGATTGACATGTGGTGAGTGGCACCCAAAAACTAAGGAGACCATTTTGACATCATCAGAGGATGGGTCGCTCCGCATATGGGATGTAAATGACTTCACAACTCAGAAGCAG GTCATTAAACCAAAGCTTGCGAGACCTGGAAGAGTTCCTGTCACCACATGTGCATGGGATTATGATGGTAAATGCATTGCTGGTGGTATAGGAGATGGTTCTATACAG GTTTGGAGTATTAAACCTGGATGGGGGAGTAGGCCTGATATACATTTTGAAAAATGTCACGAAGATGATATTACTAGTCTGAAATTTTCTGCTGATGGGAGAATCTTATTGTCAAGGAGCTTTGATGATTCATTGAAG GTTTGGGATCTGCGCAAAACAAAAGAAGCCTTGAAGGTATTTGAAGAACTGCCAAACCATTATGGACAAACAAATGTCGGCTTCAGTCCTGACGAGCAACTATTTTTTACTGGAACTTCTGTAGAAAAGGATAGCACAACAGGAGGTTTACTATGCTTCTTTGATAGAGTAAATCTCGAGCTTGTTTCAAAAGTTGGCATATCCCCCACTTGCAGTGTTGTTCAGTGTTCTTGGCATCCTAAACTGAATCAG ATCTTCGCATCTGTTGGTGATAAAAGCCAAGGAGGGACTCACATACTATATGATCCAACCATCAGTGAGAGAGGAGCTCTTGTTTGTGTTGCACGTGCACCAAGGAAAAAATCAGTTGATGATTTTGTAGCAAATCCTGTAATACACAATCCTCATGCTTTACCTCTATTTAGAGATCAGCCAAACCGCAAGCGTCAGCGAGAGAAGGTATTAAAAGATCCATTGAAGTCACATAAGCCTGAAATGCCCATGACAGGACCTGGCTTTGGTGGACGAGTTGGTACAAGTCAAGGAAGTTTACTGACCCAGTATCTACTAAAG AAAGGGGGCATGATTAAGGAGACATGGATGGATGAAGATCCAAGGGAAGCTATCCTAAAATATGCTGATGTTGCAGCAAAGGAACCAAAGTTCATAGCTCCAGCATATGCTGAAACTCAACCTGAGCCTTTGTTTGCGAAGTCAGATTCTGAGGATGAAGAGAAATGA
- the LOC11444778 gene encoding two-component response regulator 24 — protein MEDQGKGKGKGIMESQDSGTELTALIVDDDKLVRMIHQGLLKRAGVKSEAVKNGKEAVDIHCNGQRFDIILMDKEMPIMNGIEATKKLRSMGIGSMIVGVSSCTEAEKQEFMEAGINDYQVKPLTIGVLNSILDAVKASK, from the exons ATGGAAGATCAAGGGAAAGGGAAAGGGAAAGGGATAATGGAATCTCAAGATTCAGGAACTGAATTAACAGCACTTATTGTAGATGATGATAAGCTTGTTCGAATGATTCATCAAGGTCTATTGAAAAGAGCTGGTGTGAAAAGTGAAGCTGTAAAAAATGGTAAAGAAGCTGTAGATATCCATTGCAATGGTCAAAGATTTGATATTATTCTCATGGATAAGGAAATGCCTATCATGAATGGGATTGAG gCAACCAAGAAACTGCGATCGATGGGTATCGGTAGCATGATTGTTGGTGTGTCATCGTGTACTGAAGCAGAAAAACAAGAATTTATGGAAGCGGGGATTAATGATTATCAAGTGAAACCATTGACCATTGGTGTGCTTAATTCCATTCTTGATGCTGTAAAAGCTAGCAAGTAG